The following coding sequences are from one Equus caballus isolate H_3958 breed thoroughbred chromosome 27, TB-T2T, whole genome shotgun sequence window:
- the ASAH1 gene encoding acid ceramidase isoform X1, with amino-acid sequence MLGRSRLPFVVLAVAVTCAVAQHAPPWTEDCRKSTYPPSGPTYRGPVPWYTINLDLPPYKRWHELMTDKAPALKLIMNSLKNMVNAFVPSGKVMQIVDQKLPGLLGNFPGPFEEEMKGIAAVTDTPLGEIISFNVFYEFFTICTSVITEDRQGHVLHGRNMDFGIFLGWNINNHSWVITEQLKPLTVNLDFQRNNKTVFKATSFAGYVGMLTGFKPGLFSLTLNERFSTNGGYMGVLEWILGKKDAMWIGFILRSVLENSTSYEEAKNILTKTKVLAPAYFILGGNKTGEGCVITRDRKRSLDVYELDPKQGRWYVVQTNYDRWKNPFFLDDRRTPTKMCLNRTTQENISLATIYDVLSTKPVLNKLTVYTTLMDVTKGRFESYLRDCPDPCIGW; translated from the exons ATGCTGGGCCGGAGTCGCCTTCCCTTCGTCGTCCTGGCCGTGGCCGTCACCTGCGCCGTGGCGCAGCACGCGCCGCCG tggACAGAAGACTGCAGAAAATCCACCTATCCTCCTTCTGGACCGAC CTATAGGGGTCCGGTTCCGTGGTACACCATAAATCTTGATTTACCACCCTACAAAAGATGGCATGAATTGATGACTGACAAGGCACCAGCG CTAAAGCTTATAATGAATTCACTGAAGAATATGGTAAATGCATTTGTGCCCAGTGGAAAAGTTATGCAGATAGTGGATCAAAAGTTG cCTGGTCTCCTCGGCAACTTTCCTGGTCCTTTTGAGGAGGAAATGAAGGGGATTGCAGCTGTTACTGACACACCTTTAG GAGAGATCATTTCATTCAATGTTTTCTATGAGTTTTTTACCATCTGTACTTCAGTAATAACAGAAGACAGACAAG GTCATGTACTACATGGGCGAAACATGGATTTTGGAATATTTCTTGG GTGGAATATAAATAATCATTCCTGGGTCATCACTGAGCAGCTGAAACCTTTAACGGTGAATCTGGACTTCCAGAGGAACAACAAAACTGTCTTCAAGGCGACAAGCTTTGCTGGCTATGTGGGCATGTTAACAGGATTCAAACCA GGACTGTTTAGTCTTACGCTAAATGAACGTTTCAGTACAAATGGCGGTTATATGG gtGTCCTAGAATGGATCTTGGGAAAGAAAGATGCCATGTGGATAGGGTTTATCCTTAGATCAGTTCTGGAAAATAGCACAAG TTAtgaagaagccaagaatatattGACCAAAACCAAGGTATTGGCCCCAGCGTACTTTATCCTGGGAGGCAACAAGACTGGGGAGGGTTGCGTGATTACACGAGACAGAAAACGATCTTTGGATGTATATGA ACTTGACCCCAAGCAGGGTAGATGGTATGTGGTACAAACAAATTATGACCGTTGGAAAAATCCCTTCTTCCTTGATGATCGCAGGACGCCCACTAAGATGTGTCTAAACCGGACAACCCAAGAG aaTATCTCACTTGCAACCATATATGATGTGCTGTCAACAAAACCTGTCCTCaacaag CTGACGGTATACACGACCTTGATGGATGTCACCAAAGGTCGATTTGAAAGTTACCTGCGGGACTGCCCAGACCCTTGCATAGGTTGGTGA
- the ASAH1 gene encoding acid ceramidase isoform X2 → MLGRSRLPFVVLAVAVTCAVAQHAPPWTEDCRKSTYPPSGPTYRGPVPWYTINLDLPPYKRWHELMTDKAPALKLIMNSLKNMVNAFVPSGKVMQIVDQKLPGLLGNFPGPFEEEMKGIAAVTDTPLGHVLHGRNMDFGIFLGWNINNHSWVITEQLKPLTVNLDFQRNNKTVFKATSFAGYVGMLTGFKPGLFSLTLNERFSTNGGYMGVLEWILGKKDAMWIGFILRSVLENSTSYEEAKNILTKTKVLAPAYFILGGNKTGEGCVITRDRKRSLDVYELDPKQGRWYVVQTNYDRWKNPFFLDDRRTPTKMCLNRTTQENISLATIYDVLSTKPVLNKLTVYTTLMDVTKGRFESYLRDCPDPCIGW, encoded by the exons ATGCTGGGCCGGAGTCGCCTTCCCTTCGTCGTCCTGGCCGTGGCCGTCACCTGCGCCGTGGCGCAGCACGCGCCGCCG tggACAGAAGACTGCAGAAAATCCACCTATCCTCCTTCTGGACCGAC CTATAGGGGTCCGGTTCCGTGGTACACCATAAATCTTGATTTACCACCCTACAAAAGATGGCATGAATTGATGACTGACAAGGCACCAGCG CTAAAGCTTATAATGAATTCACTGAAGAATATGGTAAATGCATTTGTGCCCAGTGGAAAAGTTATGCAGATAGTGGATCAAAAGTTG cCTGGTCTCCTCGGCAACTTTCCTGGTCCTTTTGAGGAGGAAATGAAGGGGATTGCAGCTGTTACTGACACACCTTTAG GTCATGTACTACATGGGCGAAACATGGATTTTGGAATATTTCTTGG GTGGAATATAAATAATCATTCCTGGGTCATCACTGAGCAGCTGAAACCTTTAACGGTGAATCTGGACTTCCAGAGGAACAACAAAACTGTCTTCAAGGCGACAAGCTTTGCTGGCTATGTGGGCATGTTAACAGGATTCAAACCA GGACTGTTTAGTCTTACGCTAAATGAACGTTTCAGTACAAATGGCGGTTATATGG gtGTCCTAGAATGGATCTTGGGAAAGAAAGATGCCATGTGGATAGGGTTTATCCTTAGATCAGTTCTGGAAAATAGCACAAG TTAtgaagaagccaagaatatattGACCAAAACCAAGGTATTGGCCCCAGCGTACTTTATCCTGGGAGGCAACAAGACTGGGGAGGGTTGCGTGATTACACGAGACAGAAAACGATCTTTGGATGTATATGA ACTTGACCCCAAGCAGGGTAGATGGTATGTGGTACAAACAAATTATGACCGTTGGAAAAATCCCTTCTTCCTTGATGATCGCAGGACGCCCACTAAGATGTGTCTAAACCGGACAACCCAAGAG aaTATCTCACTTGCAACCATATATGATGTGCTGTCAACAAAACCTGTCCTCaacaag CTGACGGTATACACGACCTTGATGGATGTCACCAAAGGTCGATTTGAAAGTTACCTGCGGGACTGCCCAGACCCTTGCATAGGTTGGTGA